The stretch of DNA GATCATCTACAAGCTCCGCGATCTGCTCGGCGTGGACGACCTCGGGGGGACGATGCGTCTGGGGAGCTACGCCTGCCGTCTGTCGCCGGATTCGCTCGCCTTCAAGCTGTACGGCGAGGAGATCGTCCACGAGCGGCACCGCCATCGCTACGAGTTCAATCCCGAGTACGAGAAGGTGCTCGTCGAACACGGCCTCCGCATCGTCGGACGTTCGCTGGACGGCAAGTTCGTCGAAGTCGTGGAGCTGCCGAGCCATCCGTGGTTCGTCGCCGTGCAGTTCCACCCCGAGTTCCACTCCAAGCCGCTGCGGCCGCACCCGCTGTTCGCGGGGTTCGTCGAGGCGGCGTACCGCCGCAAGATGGCGGCCGAAGGGCTGCCCGCTCCCGTCGCGGCGGTCGGCGAGCGGCGCGCGCGGTCGTGATCGCCGTCCCGGTCACCGAGACGGTCGTCCTTGGACGCGGCGCGCTCGTGCTCATCGCGGGCCCGTGCGTCATCGAGAGCGAAGCCCACGCGCTCGGGCTCGGCCAGCGCATCGCCGCGACGGCCCGGGCGGCCGGCGTGCCGTACATCTTCAAGGCATCGTTCGACAAGGCGAACCGGACGTCGGCGGCCTCCTTTCGCGGGCCTGGCCTCGAGGCCGGCCTCGAGATCCTCGGCCGCATCCGCGACGAGCTCGGCGTGCCGGTGCTCACGGACATCCACGAGGCCTGGCAGGCGCCGCGTGCCGCCGCGGTCGTCGACGTGCTCCAGATTCCGGCGTTCCTGAGCCGGCAGACCGACCTCATCACGGAGGCGGCGAGAACGGGCCGCGTCGTCAACATCAAGAAGGGGCAGTTCATGGCGCCGCTCGACATGAAACACGCCATCGCGAAGGTCCGAGCCGCGGGCAACGACCGGGTGTTCGTGACCGAGCGCGGCACGTCGTTCGGCTACAACAACCTGGTCGTGGACATGCGCGGGTTTCCGATGATGCGCGCGCTCGGCGCACCCGTGGTGTTCGACGTGACGCACAGCCTCCAACTGCCCGGCGCCGGCGACGGCGTGAGCGCGGGGCTGTCGGAGTACGTCGAGCCGCTCGCCTCTGCAGGGGTCGCCGCAGGCGTGGACGGTGTCTTCCTCGAAGTGCACGAGGCGCCGGAACGGGCCAAGAGCGACGGCCCGAATGCGCTGCCGCTCGCCCGGCTCGCGCCGCTGCTCGAGCGGCTCGTCGCGCTGCACGCCGTCGTTCAAGGCCGCACGACTGCCGGCCAACGATGACGATGCCGGGGGACCGCGACACGGCCGCGTTCGCGCGGAAGGTGCTGGAGACCGAAGCGAAGGCCATCCTCGGCCTCATTCCACGGCTCGACGGCCAGTTCGATCGCGCGCTCGATCTGCTCGAGCACTGCACGGGTCGCGTGATCGTGAGCGGCATGGGCAAGTCGGGCATCATCGCCCGGAAGATCGCCGCCACGCTGTCGAGCACCGGCACCTCCGCCGTCTTCCTTCACGCTGCGGAAGCCGTGCACGGCGACCTGGGGGTCGTGCAGGCGAACGACGTCGTGCTCGTGCTCTCCTACAGCGGCGAAACCGAAGAGCTCGTGCGCCTGCTCGAGGCGATTCGACGCATCGGCGCCCGGCTCATCGCCCTCACCGGTACTCCCGCGTCGACCCTGGGCCATGCCGCCGACGCCACGCTCAGCTCCGAAGTCGCCGAAGAAGCGTGCCCGTGGAACCTTGCCCCCACGGCGAGCACGACCGCCGCGCTCGCGATGGGCGACGCCCTGGCGATGGCGCTGGCTCATCGCAAGGGCTTCAACCACGAACAGTTCGCGCACCTGCACCCGGGAGGCCGCCTCGGCAAACGGCTGATGCGGGTCGGCGCGCTCATGCACGGCGGCGCGGCGCTGCCCGCGGTGGCGCCCGACGCGCTCATGCCGGACGTCATTCACGAGATGTCGAGCAAACGCCTGGGCATGACCTGCGTGGTCGACGAGCACGGGCGGCTCGCCGGCATCGTGACGGACGGCGATTTGCGCCGGCACATGACGCCCGGCTCGAATCTGCTGGAGCGGCAGGCGCGAGAGATCATGACGCGGCTGCCGGTCACGATTCACCGCGACCTCATGGCCGTCGAGGCGCTCCGCGTCATGGAGGCGCGCAAGATCACGGCGGTCGTCGTCGTCGACGCGTCGAACGTCGTCGAGGGCGTCGTGCACCTTCACGATCTCTGGCGCACGCAGATGTTCTAGTGCGTTCGCCGCGGCATCGCGTCGTCGGATTCTGGGGCCGTGAGCTCTGGCGTGAGGCTCCACGGATCGGCCGCCGGCGCTGACGGCTCAGGACTCGACGTGGCTTCGCCGCAGGCTGCGCACCAACGGATTCCATTGAACGATATGGCTGGACCGGCTTCCCGCGAAGAACTCGACATCCGTGCGCGCCGCGTGCGCTTGCTGCTGCTCGACGTGGACGGCGTGCTGACCGACGGCACCGTCCACATCCACGCGGGGCAAGGCGAATCGAAGGGGTTCTTCATCCGCGACGGCGCGGCCATGGCGTGGGCACGCCGCGACGGTCTCGAGATTGGATTGCTGAGCGGCCGGCCGTCGGATGCCACGGTCCGCCGCGCGAGCGAGCTGGGCCTGACCATCGTGTGCCAACCTGGCCCCGACAAGCGCCAGGCGTATGCGGATATCCTGACGGGATGCGGCTGCGCGGACGAAGAGACGGCCTACATGGGCGATGATCTGCTCGACCTGCCGGTGTTGCAGCGGGTCGGGCTGTCGGCCGCGCCGGCCGATGCGGTCGACGACGTGCGGTCGCGCGTGCACTGGGTGAGCGCGTATCCCGGCGGCCGCGGCGCCGTGCGCGAGTTGATCGAGCTGATCCTGCGCGCGCAGGGCCGATGGGACGGTCTCGTGTCGCGCTTCCTGGACCGCGGCTGATCCGATGCAAGAGTACGGCGGCGTGCTCGGCGTGCTCGTGGCGTTGCTCGTCGGTCTCGCGGCCGGCAAGGCCTGGGAGCGCTACAAGCTCGTGGAGGGCCGGTGGATCGATCGCCGTCGTCTCCGTCAGTCGCCGCATTTCATTCTCGGGCTCAACCACCTGGTGGCCGGGCAGGTCGATCTCGCGATCGAGGAGCTCGAGCGGGCCGCGGCGCTGGATCCGAGCGCGCTCGAGATCCGGCTGGTGCTCGGCAATCTGTACCGCGAGAAAGGTCAGACCGGCCGGGCGATCCAGGAGCACCAGGCGCTCGTCCAGCGCCCTCGGCTCAACAAGGTCGAACAGGCCAACGTGCTGCTCTGCCTCGGGCTCGACTACCGACGTGGCGGTTTCGTCGATCGCGCGGTCGCGGTCTTCACCGACGTGCTGAAGCTCGATCCCGAGAACGAGTCGGCGCTCATCAACCTGGAGAAGCTGCAGGAGGATCAGCACCAGTGGCAGGAGGCGTACGTCACGCGGCGCCGCCTCGCCCGCATCGCCGGCCCGCCCGATCAGCCGCGCTCGCAGCGCGTGCTGGCCTTCCTCGAGAACGAGCTCGGCCTGCAGGCGCTCAAGGAAGGGCGGCTCGACGACGCGGTGCGACGGTTCGAAGCGGCGATCGACCTCGACGCCGCGGTCGTGCCGGCGTACCTGCATCTCGGGGACGCGCAGTCCACGCGTGGTGAGGTCCAGGCCGCCATCGCCACCTGGGAGCGGGCCATCCAGGTGTCGATCGATCGCGCGCACCTGGCGCTCAGCCGTCTCGAACGAGCGTACGCGGCGCTGGGACAGCCCGAACGCTTTGCCGACCTCTGCCGGCGGCTCATCGCGAGCGCGCCGCGCGAATGGCGCGCGCGCATCGCCCTGGCGCAGCACCTGTCGAGCCGCGGACGTCCCGCGCAGGCCGTCGAGCTGCTGTTCGAAGCGCTCGAACACAATCCGCACGCGCTGGCGATCCACCAGGCCGTCTGGGCGACGCTCTCGGCGCTCGACCTCCCGAAACACCTGGTCGTGCGCTACATCGAAGTGACCCGACAGTCGGTCTTCTACCTCGATCCACACGTGTGCCTGAAGTGCCGGTACCGGAGCACGGAGCTCATCTGGCAGTGCCCCCATTGCCACGAGTGGGACACGTTCGTGGAAGACCGCATCGCCCCGGCCACGGACCTCGAGTCCGAGATTCCGCCCATCCTGGCGCAGTGACGTGGCCGGCCGCGTGATTCGCGTCGCGCTGACGGGCGGCATCGGCACGGGCAAGTCCTACTGTCTCGCGCGCTTCGCGCACCTCGGCGCACCGGTGACGAGCGCGGACGCACTCGCACGCGACGCCGTGGCTCCGGGCTCGCGCGCGCTCGCGGCGATCGTCCAGCGATTCGGCGCGGGGATATTGGCGCCTGACGGCACCCTCGACCGTAACGCGCTCGCGCGCATCGTCTTCCACGACGCGCACGCGCGGCGCGATCTCGAGAGCATCGTGCATCCGATCGTCTACGCTCGCGTCCGCGACTGGTTCACGACGCTACCGGTTGCCGGCCCGGACGCGGCCGCGCCGGCGGATGTCGGGATCGCCGACATCCCCCTGTTGTACGAAACCGGCCACGAGGTGGACTTCGACCGCGTCGTGGTCGCCGCGTGCGCGCCGGCGACGCAGCTCGCGCGCGTCGCGGCACGCGGGGGGATCGGCGCCGGGGAGGCGAACGCGCGCATCGCGGCACAGTGGCCAATCGACGCCAAGCGCGCGCGCGCCGACTACGTGATCGACACGGACGGCTCGTTTGCCGACACCGACCGGCAGGTGGAAGAGGTCTGGAACGCCCTGCGACATGAGCCGCGTCCGGCCTGACGGACGGCCGGCCTCGCACCGGCGCCGGTCACGTCGTCCATTCTCCGAGGAGATTCCGAGGAGAGCGGCACGCCGCGTGCACCGCTCAGACCTCGACGTCGCCGCGCCGATGGCCGAGGCCGTGGCTCGCCTCGCGCGCCTGCGCCGCGGCGAGCGTGTTCTTGAGCAGCATCGCGATCGTGAGCGGCCCCACGCCGCCCGGCACCGGCGAGACCGCGCCGGCGACGTCCGCGACGGAAGGGTGCACGTCGCCGACGACCGTGCTTCCCTTTCGATCGAACGCCGCAACCCGTGAGCTGCCCGCCCCGAACAACGCCACGACCGTCTCGCGGACGCTCGTCGGCGTGGTGCCGACGTCCACGACGGCCGCACCCCGCCGCACCATCGGCGCGGTGATGAATCCGGGCCGCCCGATGGCGGACACGAGGATGTCGCCCTGCCGGGTGATGCTGGCGAGATCCATCGTCTTCGAGTGACAGATCGTGACGGTCGCGTTCCGCTGCAGGAGCAGCAGCGCCATCGGCTTGCCGACGATGTCGCTCCGTCCGACGACGACGGCGTGGCGGCCGTCGATGGCGACGCCCTCTCGATCGAGCAGCTCGATGACGCCGGACGGCGTGCAGGGCGCCAGCGTCGCGCGCCCCTGGACGAGCCGGCCGACGTTCGCGGGGTGGAACCCGTCCACGTCCTTCTCCGGATCGATGGCGTCGAACACGGCCTGGGCCCTGCCCATGTGCGAGGGCAGCGGCGACTGCACGAGGATGCCGTCGCACGCCGGATCGCGGTTCAGCCGATCAACGACCGCGAGCACCTCGTCGAGGCGCGCCACGGCGGGCAGCCGATGAACCGAGACGCGCAGGCCGGTCTCGGCGCCCGCCCGTTCTTTGGCGCTGACGTACACGTGCGAGGCGGCATCGTCGCCGGCAAGGACGATGCCCAACGACGGAGGCCGCCCGGCGCGACGCGTGAAGTCGGCCACCTGCGGCTGGAGTTCGGCACGGATTGCGGCGGATGCCGCGGTGCCGTCGAGACGACGAGCTGCCATGTGTGTACCTCAGCGCGACGCCAGCGCGCGCAGGAACGCGCGCGCCTGTCGCTCGGGATCGGGCCCGATCAAGCCTCCGGCCACCGCGACGGACGCGGCACCAGCGTCGAGCACGGCCCGCGCACATGCCGCCGTGATTCCGCCAATCGCCACCACGGGAACACCACGCGGCCGCGCGATGCTGGCCGCGGCGGCGACGCCCTCGAGCCCCACGATCGGATCAGGGCGATCCTTGGTCGTCGTCGCAAACACCGGACCGATCGCGAGATAGTCGATCGGTGTCTCGAGCGCGGCGGCCGCCTGTGCCGGCGTGTGCGTGGAGACGCCGACGAGGGCCGCGTCGCCGACGACCTGCCGCACGTCCCTCGGGGCGAGATCATCTTGGCCGACGTGCACGCCCGACGCACGGGCGAGGGCCGCGATGTCTGCCCGGTCGTTGACGATGAGGGTGATGCCGGCCTCACGCGCGCGCGCAGCCATCGCGTCCGCGAGATCGAGCAGCGCGCCGCTGGCCATGGTCTTCGCGCGGAGCTGCACGAGCTGGATGCCGGCTCGCAGCCAGCCGTCGAAGAGATCGAGCGAGGCGAGCCCGTACCTGGCTGCCGTATCCGTGTCGAGGATCGCGTACAGGCGTGGAAGCGGCTGGCGCACCCGTCAGGCGCTCTCGGCGAGCGGCGCGGCGCTGGCGGCCTTCTTCTCCGGCATGAACCGGTCCATGAAGCTGGTGCTGATGCGCGCCGCGACGAAATCCGGGTCCTGCAGGATGCGCAGGTGGAGCGGAATCGAGGTCTTGATGCCGTCGACGACCGTCATCTCGAGCGTGCGTCGCATCCGCGCGATGGCCTCCTGGCGGTCGCGGCCGTAGGTGATGATCTTGGCGATGAGCGAATCGTAGTACGGCGAGACGGTGCACTCGGAGTGGGCGTAGGAATCGACCCGCACGCCCGGGCCGCCCGGCACGGAGAACGCGTGGATCACGCCAGGGCTCGGAACGAACGTCTCGGGATCCTCGGCGTTGACGCGACACTCGAGGGCGTGACCGGTGATCTTGATGTCGCTCTGCTTCACGGAGAGCCGCCGCCCGGCCGCCACGAGAATCTGCTCCTTGACGATGTCCACGCCGGTCACGAACTCAGTGACGGGATGCTCCACCTGAAGCCGCGTGTTGACCTCGAGGAAGTAGAACTGGCCCTGCGGGTCCAGGAGGAACTCGAACGTGCCAGCATTCGTGTACTGCACGGCCCGCGCGGCGTCCACGACCGTCGATCCCAGCTTCCGCCGCTGCTTGGCGGTCAGCGCGGCCGATGGGGCCTCCTCGATGAGCTTCTGGTGCCGCCGCTGCACGGAGCACTCGCGCTCGCCGAGATGAATCACGTTGCCGTGGTGGTCCCCCAGCACCTGGATTTCGATGTGACGCGGCGACTCGACGTACTTCTCGAGATAGACGTCGCCGACGCCGAACGCCGACTCGGCCTCGCGCATCGCCGTGCGAAGCGACTTGGCGAGCTCGTCCTGATCACGCACGACGCGCATGCCGCGCCCGCCGCCGCCCGCGACGGCCTTGATGATCACCGGGTAGCCGAGCTCCCGGGCCACCTTCAGGGCCTGATCCTCGCCGCTCACCGGCCCGTCGCTGCCCGGCAGCACCGGAACACCGGCCTTCTTCATCGCGCGGCGCGCGCGGGCCTTGTCGCCCATCAGCCGGATGACGTTCGGGTACGGGCCGATGAACTTGATGTGGCAGGCCTCGCAGACCTCGGCGAGATACGCGCTCTCGGACAGGAAGCCGTAGCCGGGATGAATGGCATCCGCCCCCGTGATCTCGGCGGCGCTGATGATCGCCGGCACGTTCAAGTAGCTGTCGGCACTCCGAGCCGGGCCGATGCAGACGTCCTCGTCGGCGAACCGGACGTGCAGCGAGTGCTCGTCGGCCTCGGAATAGACCGCGACGGTCTTGATGCCGAGCTCGCGGCACGCGCAGATGATGCGAAGGGCGATTTCCCCGCGGTTCGCGATCAGGATCTTCTTGAACATGGGTCAGCTGACTTTGATGGCGAACAGCCGGTCGCCGAACTGGACCGCCTTGCCGTTCTCGACGTAGACCTTGACGATCTCGCCGTCGCAGTCGCTCTCGATCTCGTTCATCAGCTTCATCGCTTCGATGATGCAGAGCACCTGGCCCTTGGCCACGCGGTCGCCCACCTGAACGAAGGGCGGGGCGCCGGGCTCGGTCGCCGAGTAGAACGTGCCGACGATCGGCGACTTGATCACGCCGAGATCGACTGCATCGGCCGGCTCCGGCTTCGCCGGTGCGGCGCCCGTCGAGGCGCTGGCCGCGGGGACCGCCACCGGAATCGCAGCCGGCGCCACGGCCTCGTGAGGCGCCATGATCACGCCGTGCGCGATCTCGCGGCCGGCTTTCCGGACGCGAAGCTTCAGGCCGTCTCGCTCGAGCTCGAACTCCGCCAGGTCGTGCGCCCGGACCAGCTCCAGGAGCTGCTTGATGTCCTCGAGGTCCATGCGTCAGATCACCAGGACCTGTCGGGGGATGTCCGTGAGGACATCGCATCCATGAGCCGTCACGAGCACGTCATCCTCCAATCGCACGCCACCCTGGCCTTCGACGTAGGCCCCGGGCTCAATCGTGAACACCATGCCGGCCTGGACGACCTCGTCGGTCTCCGGATCCGGTCGGCCGATTCTCGGCGCTTCGTGAATCTCCAGGCCGAGACCGTGTCCGGTCGAATGCGGAAATGCCTGGCCCAGCCCTCGGGATTCGAGGGCGTCCCGGGCTGCCGCGTCGATCGCTGACGTCAGCACGCCCGGACGGACGCTCGCGAGCGCGGCCGCATGCGCGGCGTCCACGGCAGTGAGGAGCGCGCGCGCCTCGGGTCGGACCTCGCCAATGGCCGCCATGCGCGTCAAGTCGACGCAGTATCCGTCTAAGACGCCGCCAAAGTCCAGCACGACGAGGTCGCCGCGGGCGAGTGCCCTATTGCCTGGCCTCGCGTGCGGATGGGCGCTATTCGGTCCGGATGCGACGATCGTCGGAAACGACGGACGCTCGAATCCCGCCGCCAGAATGGCCGCGTCGATCCCGTCGGCGACTTCCCTCTCGGTCCGACCAGGCCGCAGAATCTCCCTGAGCGCCGCGACCACGGGCCGCAGGGTCTCGCCGCCTTTTCGGAGCACGGCCGTCTCGGCGGCATCCTTGATCATCCGCTGGCGTTCGACGACCTTCTCAAGCGGAATCCACAGGACTTCCGGCGCGGCTCGCTGCCAGGCGGCTGCCGTCGAGACCGTGACGTGCGCGCTCTCGAATCCGACGCGGCGAAGGCCGAGCTTCTTGACGATGTCGCCAAGCGTCAGGTCGTACCGGCGCTCGACGCGTTCCACCTCGAGCTGCGCCAGCCGGCCGGCGCGAATATCCTCGCGCGTGACGACATCGTAGCGGCCGTCGACGATCAGGATGCGTTGTCGTGGCGTGATCAAAACCAGGCCGGCCGAGCCAGCGTAGCCGGTCAAGTACACGAGGTTGAGCGGCGTCGAGACGACGAAACCGTCGAGAGTCTCGGCCCCGAGGCCACGTTCGAGCGCGTGCAGGCGTCCGGTCCAGGCCGGCTGCGGGCGTTCGTCCATCGAGACGATTACGCCACAGACCTGGCGTCGAGTTCCAGTCGCCGGGCGTGAGCCTGCCGGGAGAATCGGGTCAGCGCCGCCAATACGGCCTGCGTTTCGCGGTCGCGCGGCCGTCCGATGTCGTTGACGAGCGGGATCGGCATGGCGACGAAGGCCGGCGCGTCCCCGTGGGCGCCCGATGGCACCAGAGCCGCCGTGGCGCTCGATTCGGGCAGCACGGAACCGACGACGCCGGGCACGAGCTCGAGCACCGGCAGTGCAGACGTCGCCGGGAGCACGGCTGCTGGCGCTTCGAAGGCTGGCGCGAGCTCGAGGACGTCCATGACCTCGCGCGCCGGCGGCAGATCTATAGCAGCCTCCTTCAGCCGTTTCTCGATCTGCTCCTCTTCTGTCTCCACATCCGCGCGCGTGCCGGGCCGAGCGGCCCGGATCTCGAGGTCACTTTCAACCTGTGCGTGACCGGCGAACGCAATGCCGAGGGGCACGGCCGCGGCAAGGCCGTCTTCGAACGCCACGGGCAGCAGAGCCAGTTCCGAACCGGCCGCATTCACCTCCGCGGCGCCGGACGGTTCCTCCTCGAGATGCAGGGGGCGCTCGGCGTCCATGTCAGCCGCCGTGGCCGGCGATGCCGGCGCCGCGGCCTCCAGAATCGGGACGTCGCCGAACGTGGGCGGCTCGAGCTTCAGATCCGCGAAGCCGGAAGCCTGCAGCTCGGCGATGAGCGTGTCGGGGCCGGCCGTATCGTTGGTCAGCTCCAAAGCCTGCGGGACGACCGGATCGAAGGGCTCCGCGGAGAATGCATCCGCGAGCACCTCGAGCTCGAGATCGGCGGACGCCGGCAGCGTGACGATCGCCTCCTGCTCCACGACCTTGTCGCGCCCATCGTCTGCGGCCGCCTCGACGACGAGCGGGGCTGCGTCGCTGTGCCCGGCAAGGCCGTCCCACTGGAGCGACGTCGGCTCGACGCCATCGCTAGCCGCGAGCGAGATCCCTTCGAACTCGGGCGCGATGGCCTTCGCGGCCTGTTCGACGTAGGCGGTCTTCTCGGCGGGCGAGCCGAGACGAAGGTCCTCGCGGGCCGACATCACGGCCGATCCAAGGTCGACCGGCAATCCATCGGCGGCAGACAACGGCCAGTCGGTCGCCGGACGGGTGGTCGTCTCGAACTCCACGGGCGCGTCGGCGGGTGCCGAGACGTCGAAGTCCGCCAGCCTGATGGGCTCGTCGAGCGATGCAGCGGTCGCGAAGATCGAACTGATCGGCAGATCCGGATCGGCGGCGGCGATCGCAGGCGGATCGTCTTCGGCGGCGGGCACCTGGTGCCAGCTCGCATCGGCAGCCTGTGCGATGTGCTCGCTGCGGTCGTGCAGCTCGGCCAGCCCGCGAATCGCAGCGAGGTTGTCCGGCGCGCGCCGCAACACCTGCTCGAGCTCGGCACGCGCCTCGTCGTAGCACCCTTTGTCGAGCAGGGCCCAGCCGAGCGTGACGCGGGCCGAGAGCAGCGTCGGAAACTTCTTCAAGCCGTCGCGGCACAGCGTGATCGCGCGATCGAGATCGCCTGCCCGACGGAAGCGTTCGGCGATCCCGGCAAACGCAGCGGTGTCTTCCGCCGGCACCTGCCGAGTCCTGTTGAGCAGCAGCCCTCCGCCCTTCATGCCGCGCTGGTCCCTTTCCTGTCGCGCGGCCGCTAGGGCGTCACGCTGACGGTCTTCGACGTAATGCCGGTGGCGCCCGCACTGTCGGTGACGGTCAAGACCACCGTGAAGGTGCCTGGCGCGGCGTAAGTGTGCGCGGGCGCTGCCGCCGTCGACGTCGTGCCGTCGCCGAAGTCCCACGCATAGCCCGTGATCGTCCGTCCGGCCGGTGCCGTCGACAGCGATCCGTTGAACGTGACGGCCGTCACGCCCGCGGTGGCGGTCGGCGGCGACACCGAGAAGTCGGCCTTGGGTTTCGCCGTCTCGATCTTGATCGTCTTCGACACGGCGGTGTCCTGCCCCGAATCGTCGGTCACGTGGAGGACGACGGTGAAGGTACCGGGCAGCCCGAAGGCGTGCGTCGCCGTGACGCCGGTGCCGTGCGGCGTCCCGTCGCCCCAATCCCAGTCGTAGCCGGAGATGTGGCGTCCGGCGGCCGCCTTCGACATCGTGGCGTTGAAGTTCACCGCCTGGTCCACGATCGGCTCGGTCGGTGAGAAGGTGAAGTCCACGGTGGGCGCGGTCGCCGT from Acidobacteriota bacterium encodes:
- the kdsA gene encoding 3-deoxy-8-phosphooctulonate synthase, which translates into the protein MIAVPVTETVVLGRGALVLIAGPCVIESEAHALGLGQRIAATARAAGVPYIFKASFDKANRTSAASFRGPGLEAGLEILGRIRDELGVPVLTDIHEAWQAPRAAAVVDVLQIPAFLSRQTDLITEAARTGRVVNIKKGQFMAPLDMKHAIAKVRAAGNDRVFVTERGTSFGYNNLVVDMRGFPMMRALGAPVVFDVTHSLQLPGAGDGVSAGLSEYVEPLASAGVAAGVDGVFLEVHEAPERAKSDGPNALPLARLAPLLERLVALHAVVQGRTTAGQR
- the thiE gene encoding thiamine phosphate synthase gives rise to the protein MRQPLPRLYAILDTDTAARYGLASLDLFDGWLRAGIQLVQLRAKTMASGALLDLADAMAARAREAGITLIVNDRADIAALARASGVHVGQDDLAPRDVRQVVGDAALVGVSTHTPAQAAAALETPIDYLAIGPVFATTTKDRPDPIVGLEGVAAAASIARPRGVPVVAIGGITAACARAVLDAGAASVAVAGGLIGPDPERQARAFLRALASR
- a CDS encoding tetratricopeptide repeat protein — encoded protein: MQEYGGVLGVLVALLVGLAAGKAWERYKLVEGRWIDRRRLRQSPHFILGLNHLVAGQVDLAIEELERAAALDPSALEIRLVLGNLYREKGQTGRAIQEHQALVQRPRLNKVEQANVLLCLGLDYRRGGFVDRAVAVFTDVLKLDPENESALINLEKLQEDQHQWQEAYVTRRRLARIAGPPDQPRSQRVLAFLENELGLQALKEGRLDDAVRRFEAAIDLDAAVVPAYLHLGDAQSTRGEVQAAIATWERAIQVSIDRAHLALSRLERAYAALGQPERFADLCRRLIASAPREWRARIALAQHLSSRGRPAQAVELLFEALEHNPHALAIHQAVWATLSALDLPKHLVVRYIEVTRQSVFYLDPHVCLKCRYRSTELIWQCPHCHEWDTFVEDRIAPATDLESEIPPILAQ
- a CDS encoding aminopeptidase P family protein; this encodes MDERPQPAWTGRLHALERGLGAETLDGFVVSTPLNLVYLTGYAGSAGLVLITPRQRILIVDGRYDVVTREDIRAGRLAQLEVERVERRYDLTLGDIVKKLGLRRVGFESAHVTVSTAAAWQRAAPEVLWIPLEKVVERQRMIKDAAETAVLRKGGETLRPVVAALREILRPGRTEREVADGIDAAILAAGFERPSFPTIVASGPNSAHPHARPGNRALARGDLVVLDFGGVLDGYCVDLTRMAAIGEVRPEARALLTAVDAAHAAALASVRPGVLTSAIDAAARDALESRGLGQAFPHSTGHGLGLEIHEAPRIGRPDPETDEVVQAGMVFTIEPGAYVEGQGGVRLEDDVLVTAHGCDVLTDIPRQVLVI
- a CDS encoding KpsF/GutQ family sugar-phosphate isomerase; protein product: MPGDRDTAAFARKVLETEAKAILGLIPRLDGQFDRALDLLEHCTGRVIVSGMGKSGIIARKIAATLSSTGTSAVFLHAAEAVHGDLGVVQANDVVLVLSYSGETEELVRLLEAIRRIGARLIALTGTPASTLGHAADATLSSEVAEEACPWNLAPTASTTAALAMGDALAMALAHRKGFNHEQFAHLHPGGRLGKRLMRVGALMHGGAALPAVAPDALMPDVIHEMSSKRLGMTCVVDEHGRLAGIVTDGDLRRHMTPGSNLLERQAREIMTRLPVTIHRDLMAVEALRVMEARKITAVVVVDASNVVEGVVHLHDLWRTQMF
- a CDS encoding HAD hydrolase family protein — encoded protein: MAGPASREELDIRARRVRLLLLDVDGVLTDGTVHIHAGQGESKGFFIRDGAAMAWARRDGLEIGLLSGRPSDATVRRASELGLTIVCQPGPDKRQAYADILTGCGCADEETAYMGDDLLDLPVLQRVGLSAAPADAVDDVRSRVHWVSAYPGGRGAVRELIELILRAQGRWDGLVSRFLDRG
- a CDS encoding dephospho-CoA kinase yields the protein MRVALTGGIGTGKSYCLARFAHLGAPVTSADALARDAVAPGSRALAAIVQRFGAGILAPDGTLDRNALARIVFHDAHARRDLESIVHPIVYARVRDWFTTLPVAGPDAAAPADVGIADIPLLYETGHEVDFDRVVVAACAPATQLARVAARGGIGAGEANARIAAQWPIDAKRARADYVIDTDGSFADTDRQVEEVWNALRHEPRPA
- a CDS encoding tetratricopeptide repeat protein, with protein sequence MKGGGLLLNRTRQVPAEDTAAFAGIAERFRRAGDLDRAITLCRDGLKKFPTLLSARVTLGWALLDKGCYDEARAELEQVLRRAPDNLAAIRGLAELHDRSEHIAQAADASWHQVPAAEDDPPAIAAADPDLPISSIFATAASLDEPIRLADFDVSAPADAPVEFETTTRPATDWPLSAADGLPVDLGSAVMSAREDLRLGSPAEKTAYVEQAAKAIAPEFEGISLAASDGVEPTSLQWDGLAGHSDAAPLVVEAAADDGRDKVVEQEAIVTLPASADLELEVLADAFSAEPFDPVVPQALELTNDTAGPDTLIAELQASGFADLKLEPPTFGDVPILEAAAPASPATAADMDAERPLHLEEEPSGAAEVNAAGSELALLPVAFEDGLAAAVPLGIAFAGHAQVESDLEIRAARPGTRADVETEEEQIEKRLKEAAIDLPPAREVMDVLELAPAFEAPAAVLPATSALPVLELVPGVVGSVLPESSATAALVPSGAHGDAPAFVAMPIPLVNDIGRPRDRETQAVLAALTRFSRQAHARRLELDARSVA
- a CDS encoding bifunctional 5,10-methylenetetrahydrofolate dehydrogenase/5,10-methenyltetrahydrofolate cyclohydrolase; translated protein: MAARRLDGTAASAAIRAELQPQVADFTRRAGRPPSLGIVLAGDDAASHVYVSAKERAGAETGLRVSVHRLPAVARLDEVLAVVDRLNRDPACDGILVQSPLPSHMGRAQAVFDAIDPEKDVDGFHPANVGRLVQGRATLAPCTPSGVIELLDREGVAIDGRHAVVVGRSDIVGKPMALLLLQRNATVTICHSKTMDLASITRQGDILVSAIGRPGFITAPMVRRGAAVVDVGTTPTSVRETVVALFGAGSSRVAAFDRKGSTVVGDVHPSVADVAGAVSPVPGGVGPLTIAMLLKNTLAAAQAREASHGLGHRRGDVEV
- the accB gene encoding acetyl-CoA carboxylase biotin carboxyl carrier protein, which codes for MDLEDIKQLLELVRAHDLAEFELERDGLKLRVRKAGREIAHGVIMAPHEAVAPAAIPVAVPAASASTGAAPAKPEPADAVDLGVIKSPIVGTFYSATEPGAPPFVQVGDRVAKGQVLCIIEAMKLMNEIESDCDGEIVKVYVENGKAVQFGDRLFAIKVS
- the accC gene encoding acetyl-CoA carboxylase biotin carboxylase subunit, translated to MFKKILIANRGEIALRIICACRELGIKTVAVYSEADEHSLHVRFADEDVCIGPARSADSYLNVPAIISAAEITGADAIHPGYGFLSESAYLAEVCEACHIKFIGPYPNVIRLMGDKARARRAMKKAGVPVLPGSDGPVSGEDQALKVARELGYPVIIKAVAGGGGRGMRVVRDQDELAKSLRTAMREAESAFGVGDVYLEKYVESPRHIEIQVLGDHHGNVIHLGERECSVQRRHQKLIEEAPSAALTAKQRRKLGSTVVDAARAVQYTNAGTFEFLLDPQGQFYFLEVNTRLQVEHPVTEFVTGVDIVKEQILVAAGRRLSVKQSDIKITGHALECRVNAEDPETFVPSPGVIHAFSVPGGPGVRVDSYAHSECTVSPYYDSLIAKIITYGRDRQEAIARMRRTLEMTVVDGIKTSIPLHLRILQDPDFVAARISTSFMDRFMPEKKAASAAPLAESA